A genomic window from Canis aureus isolate CA01 chromosome 2, VMU_Caureus_v.1.0, whole genome shotgun sequence includes:
- the SH3BP2 gene encoding SH3 domain-binding protein 2 isoform X1 — protein MASLGLRKPAPSPSTDKRRAMCWVSAISFMAAEEMHWPVPMKAIGAQNLLTMPGGVAKAGYLHKKGGTQLQLLRWPLRFVIIHKRCIYYFKSSTSASPQGAFSLSGYNRVMRAAEETTSNNVFPFKIVHISKKHRTWFFSASSEDERKSWMALLRKEIGHFHEKKELSLDTSFSDSSSDTDSFYGAVERPVDISLSSYPTDNEDYEHEDEDDSYMEPDSPEPVEPEDTLTHPPAYPPPPVPTPRKPAFSDMPRAHSFASKGPSPLLPPPPPKRGLPDASLTSEDSKRDLLGLRRPEAGLRVSVAPRRMSDPPVGHLPPVPSLRKPACFHESASPSSEPRVPGHGTGSVSSSASMATTSSRNCDKLKSFHLSPRGPPTPEPPPVPANKPRFLKMAEEAPSEEVVKPRLFVPAVAPRPPGLKLPTPEAIAKPAVLPRSEKPPLPYLQRSPPDGQSFRSFSFEKPRRPSKADNAGGEDSDEDYEKVPLPSSVFINTTESCEVERLFKATSPQGEPQDGLYCIRNSSTKSGKVLVVWDESSNKVRNYRIFEKDSKFYLEGEVLFVSVGSLVEHYHTHVLPSHQSLLLQRPYGYTRPR, from the exons cttcatgGCGGCCGAGGAGATGCACTGGCCTGTCCCGATGAAGGCCATTGGTGCCCAGAACTTGCTAACCATGCCCGGTGGCGTGGCCAAAGCTGGCTACCTGCACAAGAAGGGTGGCACCCAGCTGCAGTTGCTCCGAT GGCCCCTGCGCTTTGTCATCATCCACAAACGATGCATCTACTACTTCAAGAGCAGCACGTCTGCCTCCCCACAGGGCGCCTTCTCGCTGAGCGGCTATAACCG GGTGATGCGGGCAGCTGAAGAGACGACGTCCAACAACGTCTTCCCCTTCAAAATAGTCCACATCAGCAAGAAGCACCGCACGTGGTTTTTCTCGGCCTCCTCTGAGGATGAGCGCAAG AGCTGGATGGCCTTGTTGCGGAAGGAGATTGGGCACTTCCATGAAAAGAAGGAGTTGTCCCTGGACACCAG cttcAGTGACTCTAGCTCAGACACGGACAGCTTCTATGGTGCAGTCGAGCGACCTGTGGACATCAGCCTTTCTTCATACCCCACAGACAATGAAG ACTACGAGCATGAGGATGAAGACGACTCATACATGGAGCCTGACTCCCCGGAGCCTGTGGAGCCCGAGG ACACCCTGACCCACCCTCCGGCCTACCCCCCGCCTCCTGTGCCCACACCCAGGAAGCCAGCCTTCTCTGACATGCCCCGTGCTCACTCCTTTGCTTCCAAGGGCCCCAGCCCTCTgctgccacccccgccccctaAGCGTGGCCTCCCTGATGCCAGCCTGACTTCTGAGGACTCCAAGAGGGACCTGCTGGGCCTGAGGCGGCCAGAGGCTGGCCTCAGGGTGTCTGTGGCCCCCCGGAGGATGAGTGACCCCCCAGTAGGCCACCTGCCACCTGTGCCCAGCCTCCGGAAACCCGCTTGTTTCCATGAGAGCGCCAGCCCTAGCTCAGAGCCCCGAGTGCCTGGCCACGGGACTGGCTCTGTCTCCAGCTCTGCCAGCATggccaccacctcctccaggaactGTGACAAGCTGAAGTCCTTTCATCTGTCCCCCCGGGGGCCGCCGACACCCGAGCCTCCACCGGTGCCAGCCAATAAGCCCAGGTTCCTAAAGATGGCTGAAGAGGCCCCCTCAGAGGAGGTGGTCAAGCCCAGACTCTTCGTGCCTGCTGTGGCCCCTAGGCCTCCTGGACTGAAGCTACCCACACCTGAGGCCATAGCCAAGCCAGCAGTCCTGCCGAGGTCAGAGAAGCCACCCCTCCCCTATCTCCA GAGGTCACCCCCTGATGGGCAGAGTTTCAGGAGCTTCTCCTTTGAAAAACCCCGACGACCCTCAAAGGCCGACAACGCTGGTGGGGAGGACTCTGATGAGGATTATGAGAAG GTGCCGCTGCCCAGCTCTGTGTTTATCAATACCACGGAATCCTGTGAAGTGGAAAG GCTGTTCAAAGCCACAAGCCCCCAGGGAGAGCCCCAGGATGGACTCTACTGCATCCGGAACTCCTCTACCAAGTCAGGGAAG GTTCTGGTTGTGTGGGATGAAAGTTCCAACAAAGTGAGGAACTACCGCATCTTTGAGAAG gACTCTAAATTCTACCTGGAGGGCGAGGTCCTGTTTGTGAGTGTGGGCAGCCTCGTGGAACACTACCATACCCACGTGCTGCCCAGCCACCAGAGCCTGCTGCTGCAGCGCCCCTACGGCTACACGAGGCCCAGGTGA
- the SH3BP2 gene encoding SH3 domain-binding protein 2 isoform X2, with translation MAAEEMHWPVPMKAIGAQNLLTMPGGVAKAGYLHKKGGTQLQLLRWPLRFVIIHKRCIYYFKSSTSASPQGAFSLSGYNRVMRAAEETTSNNVFPFKIVHISKKHRTWFFSASSEDERKSWMALLRKEIGHFHEKKELSLDTSFSDSSSDTDSFYGAVERPVDISLSSYPTDNEDYEHEDEDDSYMEPDSPEPVEPEDTLTHPPAYPPPPVPTPRKPAFSDMPRAHSFASKGPSPLLPPPPPKRGLPDASLTSEDSKRDLLGLRRPEAGLRVSVAPRRMSDPPVGHLPPVPSLRKPACFHESASPSSEPRVPGHGTGSVSSSASMATTSSRNCDKLKSFHLSPRGPPTPEPPPVPANKPRFLKMAEEAPSEEVVKPRLFVPAVAPRPPGLKLPTPEAIAKPAVLPRSEKPPLPYLQRSPPDGQSFRSFSFEKPRRPSKADNAGGEDSDEDYEKVPLPSSVFINTTESCEVERLFKATSPQGEPQDGLYCIRNSSTKSGKVLVVWDESSNKVRNYRIFEKDSKFYLEGEVLFVSVGSLVEHYHTHVLPSHQSLLLQRPYGYTRPR, from the exons atgGCGGCCGAGGAGATGCACTGGCCTGTCCCGATGAAGGCCATTGGTGCCCAGAACTTGCTAACCATGCCCGGTGGCGTGGCCAAAGCTGGCTACCTGCACAAGAAGGGTGGCACCCAGCTGCAGTTGCTCCGAT GGCCCCTGCGCTTTGTCATCATCCACAAACGATGCATCTACTACTTCAAGAGCAGCACGTCTGCCTCCCCACAGGGCGCCTTCTCGCTGAGCGGCTATAACCG GGTGATGCGGGCAGCTGAAGAGACGACGTCCAACAACGTCTTCCCCTTCAAAATAGTCCACATCAGCAAGAAGCACCGCACGTGGTTTTTCTCGGCCTCCTCTGAGGATGAGCGCAAG AGCTGGATGGCCTTGTTGCGGAAGGAGATTGGGCACTTCCATGAAAAGAAGGAGTTGTCCCTGGACACCAG cttcAGTGACTCTAGCTCAGACACGGACAGCTTCTATGGTGCAGTCGAGCGACCTGTGGACATCAGCCTTTCTTCATACCCCACAGACAATGAAG ACTACGAGCATGAGGATGAAGACGACTCATACATGGAGCCTGACTCCCCGGAGCCTGTGGAGCCCGAGG ACACCCTGACCCACCCTCCGGCCTACCCCCCGCCTCCTGTGCCCACACCCAGGAAGCCAGCCTTCTCTGACATGCCCCGTGCTCACTCCTTTGCTTCCAAGGGCCCCAGCCCTCTgctgccacccccgccccctaAGCGTGGCCTCCCTGATGCCAGCCTGACTTCTGAGGACTCCAAGAGGGACCTGCTGGGCCTGAGGCGGCCAGAGGCTGGCCTCAGGGTGTCTGTGGCCCCCCGGAGGATGAGTGACCCCCCAGTAGGCCACCTGCCACCTGTGCCCAGCCTCCGGAAACCCGCTTGTTTCCATGAGAGCGCCAGCCCTAGCTCAGAGCCCCGAGTGCCTGGCCACGGGACTGGCTCTGTCTCCAGCTCTGCCAGCATggccaccacctcctccaggaactGTGACAAGCTGAAGTCCTTTCATCTGTCCCCCCGGGGGCCGCCGACACCCGAGCCTCCACCGGTGCCAGCCAATAAGCCCAGGTTCCTAAAGATGGCTGAAGAGGCCCCCTCAGAGGAGGTGGTCAAGCCCAGACTCTTCGTGCCTGCTGTGGCCCCTAGGCCTCCTGGACTGAAGCTACCCACACCTGAGGCCATAGCCAAGCCAGCAGTCCTGCCGAGGTCAGAGAAGCCACCCCTCCCCTATCTCCA GAGGTCACCCCCTGATGGGCAGAGTTTCAGGAGCTTCTCCTTTGAAAAACCCCGACGACCCTCAAAGGCCGACAACGCTGGTGGGGAGGACTCTGATGAGGATTATGAGAAG GTGCCGCTGCCCAGCTCTGTGTTTATCAATACCACGGAATCCTGTGAAGTGGAAAG GCTGTTCAAAGCCACAAGCCCCCAGGGAGAGCCCCAGGATGGACTCTACTGCATCCGGAACTCCTCTACCAAGTCAGGGAAG GTTCTGGTTGTGTGGGATGAAAGTTCCAACAAAGTGAGGAACTACCGCATCTTTGAGAAG gACTCTAAATTCTACCTGGAGGGCGAGGTCCTGTTTGTGAGTGTGGGCAGCCTCGTGGAACACTACCATACCCACGTGCTGCCCAGCCACCAGAGCCTGCTGCTGCAGCGCCCCTACGGCTACACGAGGCCCAGGTGA
- the SH3BP2 gene encoding SH3 domain-binding protein 2 isoform X3, whose protein sequence is MSARAGWPCCGRRLGTSMKRRSCPWTPASVTLAQTRTASMVQSSDLWTSAFLHTPQTMKLGLGCLGSDPLSASDYEHEDEDDSYMEPDSPEPVEPEDTLTHPPAYPPPPVPTPRKPAFSDMPRAHSFASKGPSPLLPPPPPKRGLPDASLTSEDSKRDLLGLRRPEAGLRVSVAPRRMSDPPVGHLPPVPSLRKPACFHESASPSSEPRVPGHGTGSVSSSASMATTSSRNCDKLKSFHLSPRGPPTPEPPPVPANKPRFLKMAEEAPSEEVVKPRLFVPAVAPRPPGLKLPTPEAIAKPAVLPRSEKPPLPYLQRSPPDGQSFRSFSFEKPRRPSKADNAGGEDSDEDYEKVPLPSSVFINTTESCEVERLFKATSPQGEPQDGLYCIRNSSTKSGKVLVVWDESSNKVRNYRIFEKDSKFYLEGEVLFVSVGSLVEHYHTHVLPSHQSLLLQRPYGYTRPR, encoded by the exons ATGAGCGCAAG AGCTGGATGGCCTTGTTGCGGAAGGAGATTGGGCACTTCCATGAAAAGAAGGAGTTGTCCCTGGACACCAG cttcAGTGACTCTAGCTCAGACACGGACAGCTTCTATGGTGCAGTCGAGCGACCTGTGGACATCAGCCTTTCTTCATACCCCACAGACAATGAAG CTGGGCCTGGGCTGCCTGGGGTCTGACCCTCTATCCGCCTCAGACTACGAGCATGAGGATGAAGACGACTCATACATGGAGCCTGACTCCCCGGAGCCTGTGGAGCCCGAGG ACACCCTGACCCACCCTCCGGCCTACCCCCCGCCTCCTGTGCCCACACCCAGGAAGCCAGCCTTCTCTGACATGCCCCGTGCTCACTCCTTTGCTTCCAAGGGCCCCAGCCCTCTgctgccacccccgccccctaAGCGTGGCCTCCCTGATGCCAGCCTGACTTCTGAGGACTCCAAGAGGGACCTGCTGGGCCTGAGGCGGCCAGAGGCTGGCCTCAGGGTGTCTGTGGCCCCCCGGAGGATGAGTGACCCCCCAGTAGGCCACCTGCCACCTGTGCCCAGCCTCCGGAAACCCGCTTGTTTCCATGAGAGCGCCAGCCCTAGCTCAGAGCCCCGAGTGCCTGGCCACGGGACTGGCTCTGTCTCCAGCTCTGCCAGCATggccaccacctcctccaggaactGTGACAAGCTGAAGTCCTTTCATCTGTCCCCCCGGGGGCCGCCGACACCCGAGCCTCCACCGGTGCCAGCCAATAAGCCCAGGTTCCTAAAGATGGCTGAAGAGGCCCCCTCAGAGGAGGTGGTCAAGCCCAGACTCTTCGTGCCTGCTGTGGCCCCTAGGCCTCCTGGACTGAAGCTACCCACACCTGAGGCCATAGCCAAGCCAGCAGTCCTGCCGAGGTCAGAGAAGCCACCCCTCCCCTATCTCCA GAGGTCACCCCCTGATGGGCAGAGTTTCAGGAGCTTCTCCTTTGAAAAACCCCGACGACCCTCAAAGGCCGACAACGCTGGTGGGGAGGACTCTGATGAGGATTATGAGAAG GTGCCGCTGCCCAGCTCTGTGTTTATCAATACCACGGAATCCTGTGAAGTGGAAAG GCTGTTCAAAGCCACAAGCCCCCAGGGAGAGCCCCAGGATGGACTCTACTGCATCCGGAACTCCTCTACCAAGTCAGGGAAG GTTCTGGTTGTGTGGGATGAAAGTTCCAACAAAGTGAGGAACTACCGCATCTTTGAGAAG gACTCTAAATTCTACCTGGAGGGCGAGGTCCTGTTTGTGAGTGTGGGCAGCCTCGTGGAACACTACCATACCCACGTGCTGCCCAGCCACCAGAGCCTGCTGCTGCAGCGCCCCTACGGCTACACGAGGCCCAGGTGA